From Streptomyces sp. CMB-StM0423, a single genomic window includes:
- a CDS encoding LCP family protein, which translates to MPVVGGGGVPPQRSRGYDDGHGAHDDGYNEGQVYRSGGGDSSGPYGDDGGSRQAGGYGKPPPNWRKRIKIGAIVALVILIVVPVATYFWADSKLRREVDLSKVEDRPGGQDGTNYLIVGSDSREGMSKERQDELHTGSVEGKRTDSMMILHTGDNGNTMVSLPRDWMVTIPSFTGSETGNRIPEQTQKINAAYAIEGPELLVRTVEYNTGLKIDHYAEIGFGGFANIVDELGGVEMCFDEAVKDENSGADFAKGCQDLDGAEALAFVRNRYALPGGDLDRTKNQQKLLSKLASESAKFTTIMNPFKLYPTMGAGLDSLIVDKDMSLFNVAQMFWAMKGVSGGDGKSMNLPVVSGGTDPRLGSVQKWDEPKAKQLFEQLKNDDKVTVSAN; encoded by the coding sequence ATGCCCGTCGTGGGCGGCGGCGGGGTGCCACCGCAGCGATCCCGGGGCTACGACGACGGCCACGGTGCGCACGACGACGGTTACAACGAGGGACAGGTCTATCGCAGCGGCGGCGGCGACTCCTCCGGCCCGTACGGCGACGACGGCGGCAGCCGCCAGGCCGGCGGCTACGGCAAGCCGCCGCCGAACTGGCGCAAGCGGATCAAGATCGGCGCCATCGTCGCGCTCGTCATCCTCATAGTCGTGCCGGTCGCCACGTACTTCTGGGCGGACTCCAAGCTGCGCCGCGAGGTGGACCTCAGCAAGGTCGAGGACCGCCCGGGCGGCCAGGACGGCACGAACTACCTCATCGTCGGCTCCGACAGCCGCGAGGGCATGTCCAAGGAGCGGCAGGACGAGCTGCACACCGGCTCCGTCGAGGGCAAGCGCACCGACTCGATGATGATCCTGCACACCGGTGACAACGGGAACACCATGGTCAGTCTCCCGCGCGACTGGATGGTCACCATCCCGTCCTTCACCGGCTCGGAGACCGGCAACCGCATCCCGGAGCAGACGCAGAAGATCAACGCCGCGTACGCCATCGAGGGCCCGGAACTGCTGGTCCGCACGGTCGAGTACAACACCGGCCTGAAGATCGACCACTACGCCGAGATCGGCTTCGGCGGCTTCGCCAACATCGTCGACGAACTCGGCGGCGTCGAGATGTGCTTCGACGAGGCGGTCAAGGACGAGAACTCCGGTGCCGACTTCGCGAAGGGCTGCCAGGACCTCGACGGCGCCGAGGCGCTGGCCTTCGTCCGCAACCGCTACGCGCTGCCGGGCGGCGACCTGGACCGGACGAAGAACCAGCAGAAGCTGCTGTCGAAGCTGGCCAGCGAGTCGGCGAAGTTCACGACGATCATGAACCCGTTCAAGCTCTACCCGACGATGGGCGCGGGCCTGGACTCGCTGATCGTCGACAAGGACATGAGCCTGTTCAACGTCGCCCAGATGTTCTGGGCCATGAAGGGCGTCTCGGGCGGCGACGGCAAGTCGATGAACCTGCCGGTCGTCTCCGGCGGCACCGACCCGCGGCTCGGCTCCGTGCAGAAGTGGGACGAGCCGAAGGCCAAGCAGCTCTTCGAGCAGCTCAAGAACGACGACAAGGTCACCGTCTCGGCAAACTGA
- a CDS encoding coenzyme F420-0:L-glutamate ligase, giving the protein MTADPGTGTETGAETATAVAAGEAGAPEFRVRALPGIPEVRPGDDLAKLVAAAAPGLAGPPLADGDILIVTSKIVSKAEGRVRPTAVPGDREAAIDEEAVRLVARRGPLRIVETRHGLVMAAAGVDASNTPAGTVLLLPEDSDASARALRAGLRTALGVNVGVLVTDTFGRPWRNGVTDVAIGAAGVRVLDDLRGAPDTYGNALEGTIVAAADELAAAGELVKGKADGLPVAVLSGLPQLVAPVGEDDGPDARALVREPAEDMFRLGTSEAVREAVTQRRTVREFTAEPVDPAAVRRAVAAAVTAPAPHHTTPWRFVLLESQEARTELLDAMREAWIRDLRELSSFTEESIAKRIRRGDVLRNAPYLVVPCLVMDGSHTYPDDRRNAAEREMFVVATGAGVQNFLVALAGEGLGSAWVSSTMFCRDVVREVLDLPADWDPMGSVAVGHAAAPPRQRPPRTADAFTVVR; this is encoded by the coding sequence ATGACGGCGGACCCGGGTACGGGCACGGAGACCGGCGCGGAGACCGCCACGGCGGTGGCCGCGGGGGAGGCGGGGGCCCCGGAGTTCCGCGTACGAGCCCTGCCCGGCATCCCCGAGGTCCGCCCCGGCGACGACCTCGCCAAGCTCGTCGCCGCCGCCGCGCCCGGCCTCGCAGGACCCCCGCTCGCCGACGGCGACATCCTCATCGTCACCTCCAAGATCGTCAGCAAGGCCGAGGGCCGGGTCCGGCCGACCGCCGTGCCCGGCGACCGAGAGGCCGCCATCGACGAGGAGGCCGTACGCCTCGTCGCCCGCCGCGGCCCGCTGCGCATCGTCGAGACCCGGCACGGCCTGGTGATGGCCGCCGCCGGCGTGGACGCCTCCAACACCCCCGCCGGCACCGTCCTGTTGCTCCCCGAGGACTCCGACGCCTCCGCCCGCGCGCTCCGCGCCGGCCTGCGCACGGCCCTCGGCGTCAACGTCGGCGTCCTGGTCACCGACACCTTCGGCCGCCCCTGGCGCAACGGCGTCACGGACGTCGCCATCGGCGCCGCCGGCGTCCGGGTGCTGGACGACCTGCGGGGCGCCCCGGACACGTACGGCAACGCCCTGGAGGGCACGATCGTCGCCGCCGCCGACGAACTGGCCGCCGCCGGCGAGCTGGTCAAGGGCAAGGCCGACGGGCTGCCGGTCGCGGTGCTCAGCGGGCTGCCGCAGCTCGTCGCCCCGGTCGGCGAGGACGACGGGCCGGACGCGCGGGCGCTGGTGCGGGAGCCGGCCGAGGACATGTTCCGCCTCGGCACCTCGGAGGCGGTCCGCGAGGCGGTGACACAGCGGCGGACGGTGCGCGAGTTCACCGCCGAGCCGGTGGACCCGGCGGCGGTGCGGCGGGCCGTGGCCGCCGCGGTGACGGCCCCGGCGCCGCACCACACGACGCCGTGGCGGTTCGTGCTGCTGGAGTCGCAGGAGGCGCGCACGGAGCTGCTGGACGCGATGCGCGAGGCGTGGATCCGCGACCTGCGGGAGCTGAGCAGCTTCACGGAGGAGTCCATCGCCAAGCGGATCCGCCGCGGGGACGTGCTGCGCAACGCCCCGTACCTGGTGGTGCCCTGCCTGGTGATGGACGGCTCGCACACCTACCCCGACGACCGGCGCAACGCCGCCGAGCGGGAGATGTTCGTCGTCGCCACCGGGGCCGGGGTGCAGAACTTCCTCGTCGCGCTGGCCGGCGAGGGGCTGGGCTCGGCGTGGGTGTCGTCCACGATGTTCTGCCGGGACGTGGTCCGCGAGGTGCTGGACCTGCCGGCGGACTGGGACCCGATGGGTTCGGTGGCCGTGGGCCACGCGGCGGCCCCGCCGCGGCAGCGCCCGCCGCGGACGGCGGACGCGTTCACGGTGGTGCGCTGA
- the cofD gene encoding 2-phospho-L-lactate transferase, giving the protein MRIVVLAGGIGGARFLRGLKQAVPDADVTVVGNTGDDIHLFGLKVCPDLDTVMYTLGGGIHEEQGWGRAGETFAVKEELAAYGVGPGWFGLGDRDFATHIVRTQMLGAGFPLSAVTEALCDRWRPGVRLVPMTDDRVETHVAVELDGERKAIHFQEYWVRLRASVPALAVVPVGAEQAKPAPGVLEAIGEADVVLFPPSNPVVSIGTILAVPGIREAIADADVPVVGLSPIVGGAPVRGMADKVLAAVGVESSAEAVALHYGSGLIDGWLVDEVDAAAVPAVEAAGIRCRAVPLMMRDTDATARMAAAALELAQEVRA; this is encoded by the coding sequence ATGCGCATCGTTGTACTGGCCGGCGGGATCGGCGGCGCCCGGTTCCTCCGCGGCCTGAAGCAGGCAGTGCCGGACGCGGACGTCACCGTCGTCGGCAACACCGGCGACGACATCCACCTGTTCGGCCTCAAGGTCTGCCCCGACCTGGACACCGTGATGTACACGCTCGGCGGCGGCATCCACGAGGAGCAGGGCTGGGGGCGCGCCGGCGAGACGTTCGCCGTCAAGGAGGAGCTGGCGGCCTACGGCGTCGGGCCCGGCTGGTTCGGGCTCGGGGACCGCGACTTCGCCACCCACATCGTGCGCACCCAGATGCTCGGCGCCGGCTTCCCGCTCAGCGCCGTCACCGAGGCGCTGTGCGACCGCTGGCGGCCGGGCGTGCGGCTGGTGCCGATGACCGATGACCGGGTCGAGACGCACGTCGCCGTCGAGTTGGACGGCGAACGCAAGGCGATCCACTTCCAGGAGTACTGGGTGCGGCTGCGCGCCTCCGTGCCCGCGCTCGCCGTGGTGCCCGTCGGCGCCGAGCAGGCCAAGCCGGCGCCCGGAGTGCTGGAGGCCATCGGCGAGGCCGACGTGGTGCTCTTCCCGCCGTCCAACCCCGTCGTCAGCATCGGCACGATCCTCGCCGTGCCGGGCATCCGCGAGGCCATCGCCGACGCCGACGTGCCCGTCGTGGGCCTGTCCCCCATCGTCGGCGGCGCCCCGGTGCGCGGCATGGCGGACAAGGTGCTGGCCGCGGTCGGCGTCGAGTCCAGCGCCGAGGCGGTCGCGCTGCACTACGGGTCCGGGCTCATCGACGGCTGGCTGGTCGACGAGGTTGACGCGGCGGCGGTGCCGGCGGTGGAGGCCGCCGGGATCCGCTGCCGGGCGGTGCCGCTGATGATGCGGGACACGGACGCGACGGCGCGGATGGCCGCGGCGGCGCTGGAGCTGGCTCAGGAGGTACGGGCATGA
- a CDS encoding cysteine dioxygenase — protein sequence MLSDIQIGGDPLAFPHLLPPAPAHPVTVADFAGLARALAADRDTWAPLVGYDPVTRWYHRLRTGPGYEVWLLSWLPGQRSGAHGHGPSSGVLTVLEGELTERANHTARTLTPGAQRVFAPGYVHEVVNDALTPAVSLHVYFPALTEMPMHEDRPARTAVACCAARRRHEPARR from the coding sequence ATGCTCAGCGACATCCAGATCGGCGGCGACCCGCTCGCCTTCCCCCACCTCCTCCCGCCCGCGCCCGCCCACCCCGTCACGGTCGCCGACTTCGCCGGCCTCGCCCGCGCGCTCGCCGCCGACCGGGACACCTGGGCGCCGCTCGTCGGCTACGACCCCGTCACCCGCTGGTACCACCGGCTGCGCACCGGTCCCGGCTACGAGGTGTGGCTGCTGAGCTGGCTGCCGGGACAGCGCAGCGGGGCGCATGGCCACGGCCCTTCCTCCGGCGTACTCACCGTGCTGGAAGGGGAGTTGACGGAGCGCGCGAACCACACCGCGCGCACCCTCACGCCGGGCGCGCAACGCGTCTTCGCGCCGGGGTACGTCCACGAAGTCGTCAACGACGCGCTGACGCCCGCCGTGAGCCTGCACGTCTACTTCCCCGCCCTCACCGAGATGCCGATGCACGAGGACCGTCCCGCCCGAACAGCAGTCGCCTGCTGCGCCGCCCGCCGGAGGCACGAGCCCGCCCGCCGCTGA
- a CDS encoding WhiB family transcriptional regulator — MTELFQQVLVEEADEELGWQERALCAQTDPESFFPEKGGSTREAKKVCLACEVRSECLEYALANDERFGIWGGLSERERRRLKKAAL; from the coding sequence ATGACCGAGCTGTTCCAGCAGGTGCTGGTCGAGGAGGCGGACGAGGAGCTCGGGTGGCAGGAGCGCGCGCTGTGCGCCCAGACCGATCCCGAGTCCTTCTTCCCGGAGAAGGGCGGATCCACACGCGAGGCCAAGAAGGTCTGCCTCGCCTGCGAAGTCCGGTCCGAGTGCCTGGAGTACGCCCTCGCCAACGACGAGCGCTTCGGCATCTGGGGCGGCCTGTCCGAACGGGAGCGGCGCCGGCTGAAGAAGGCGGCCCTCTAG
- a CDS encoding glycosyltransferase family 2 protein — MSEHSNADYAAGYPAAAADAAGRPGTTAAAPGGGTPAFPRHVVTAVLVSHDGERWLPDALAALTAQERPVQSVIAADTGSADGSARILTEALGAERVLHLARRTGFGTAAAEAARTAGVLTPDQLPYLRRPSGWDPVSRSWRDDAYDMPELPHGEPVQWLWLLHDDCAAEPDALAAMLRLAEDMPSAAIIGPKLRSWYDRRQLLEAGVSLAHSGRRWTGIDRREQDQGQHDGIRDVLSVSTAGMLIRRDVFDQLGGFDARLPLMRDDVDLCWRAHKAGHRVVVQPDAVMRHAEAAARERRSIDCIGRSERTSASPHRVDKAGAAYTLLVNSSTAALPYIAFRLVLGTLLRTLAYLVGKVPRQALDEVAGLGAVLLRPHRIAAARRRRGKPAVPPGDLKPLFPGRGATVRATVEQVLSNFSGRSEPELSGGGRHGGAVESGPGDDDADFLEVEQFARLKRVARKPGPVLFAVLLLVALIACRELIGGGALIGGALLPAPADAGDLWSSYADSWHPVGTGGTQDAPPYLAFLAGLGTVLFGSTNAALTLLLVCSVPLAGFTAYFASRPLVSSRLLRAWGSVAYAFLPAATGALAAGRIGTAVLAVLLPLLARAAVAASGLRGRASWRGAWAYALLLTVTTAFTPVVWPLAALLAAALVAWTVVRGRNPVGPVLRQLAVLVTPVVLLAPWSLDLLTAPSGFFTEAGLETATDDVTPLGLLLASPGGPNAGGGLLLAGVVLAALAALLRSDRRLPVGAAWAVAAVAGLLAAAGAGDGWTGPQTLVYGIALLVAAVIGADGARHRVAEQSFGWRQPAAVLVAVACAVGPLVLAVGWMWRGADGPLERGGADQVPAFVAEESRTPDQPRTLVVGGSVGQVEYMLVRGAGTRLGDAELAAADGGNSRLSGTVSGLVAGSGADQSAELGAYAVRYVLVRNDAPRTFGRVLDATPGLTRLSQQDGGALWRVDARVSRATVVAGDDEAKGAAEPVPVAAGPVEVHTDLKEGPEGRVLRLADAASAGWQATLDGEPLEGTTVDGWAQGFELPAGGGRLDVTYDTAVTHTAWTWARGAALLVVLVLALPGRRRDVDDDLPEAAAPAIPAQALEGDGRRARRLRAQAAAAEAGGAGAPEGAGAPGGVPEAPPMPPAPPGSPGATGSPDEQPAWAAAPVAGAGQAEQGYGDTAVADPYAAPPQGYEWDGTGYGGQYGGTSYEAPYEPQYDAGAYEGEQRPGAPAVPPQGGQGYGDGEQDPYGAGQYSGPYYDQRNYGAGAERDGSDNA, encoded by the coding sequence ATGTCCGAGCACAGCAACGCTGACTACGCGGCCGGCTACCCGGCCGCCGCAGCCGACGCGGCAGGCCGGCCCGGGACGACCGCGGCCGCCCCCGGCGGCGGCACTCCCGCCTTCCCGCGGCACGTCGTCACCGCCGTGCTCGTCTCACACGACGGCGAGCGGTGGCTGCCCGACGCGCTCGCCGCGCTCACGGCGCAGGAGCGCCCCGTGCAGAGCGTCATCGCCGCCGACACCGGCAGCGCCGACGGCTCCGCCCGCATCCTCACCGAAGCCCTCGGCGCCGAGCGCGTGCTCCACCTCGCCCGCCGCACCGGCTTCGGCACCGCCGCCGCCGAGGCCGCCCGCACCGCGGGCGTCCTCACCCCCGACCAACTGCCGTACCTGCGCCGTCCCAGCGGCTGGGACCCCGTCAGCCGCAGTTGGCGCGACGACGCGTACGACATGCCGGAGCTCCCGCACGGCGAGCCCGTCCAGTGGCTCTGGCTGCTGCATGACGACTGCGCCGCCGAGCCCGACGCGCTCGCCGCCATGCTCCGCCTCGCCGAAGACATGCCCTCCGCCGCGATCATCGGCCCCAAGCTGCGGAGCTGGTACGACCGCAGGCAGTTGCTGGAGGCCGGCGTCTCCCTCGCCCACAGCGGCCGCCGCTGGACCGGCATCGACCGCCGCGAGCAGGACCAGGGCCAGCACGACGGCATCCGCGACGTGCTCTCCGTCTCCACCGCCGGCATGCTCATCCGCCGCGACGTCTTCGACCAACTCGGCGGCTTCGACGCCCGGCTGCCCCTCATGCGCGACGACGTCGACCTGTGCTGGCGCGCCCACAAGGCCGGCCACCGGGTCGTCGTCCAGCCCGACGCCGTCATGCGGCACGCCGAGGCCGCCGCCCGCGAGCGGCGCTCCATCGACTGCATCGGCCGCTCCGAGCGCACGTCCGCGAGCCCGCACCGCGTCGACAAGGCCGGCGCCGCCTACACCCTTCTCGTCAACTCCAGCACCGCGGCCCTGCCGTACATCGCCTTCCGGCTCGTCCTCGGCACCCTGCTGCGCACGCTGGCGTACCTCGTCGGCAAGGTCCCGCGGCAGGCCCTCGACGAAGTCGCGGGACTCGGCGCCGTGCTGCTGCGCCCGCACCGCATCGCCGCCGCCCGCCGCAGGCGCGGCAAGCCCGCCGTGCCGCCCGGCGACCTCAAGCCCCTCTTCCCCGGCCGCGGCGCGACCGTACGCGCCACCGTCGAGCAGGTGCTCAGCAACTTCAGCGGCCGCTCCGAGCCCGAGCTGTCCGGCGGCGGCCGGCACGGCGGCGCCGTCGAGTCCGGCCCGGGGGACGACGATGCCGACTTTCTCGAAGTCGAGCAGTTCGCCCGGCTGAAGCGGGTGGCACGCAAGCCGGGCCCGGTGCTCTTCGCCGTCCTGCTGCTCGTCGCCCTCATCGCCTGCCGCGAGCTGATCGGCGGCGGCGCCCTCATCGGCGGCGCGCTCCTGCCCGCCCCCGCCGACGCCGGCGACCTCTGGTCGTCGTACGCCGACTCCTGGCACCCCGTCGGCACCGGCGGCACCCAGGACGCACCGCCCTACCTGGCGTTCCTCGCCGGTCTCGGCACCGTCCTGTTCGGCAGCACCAACGCCGCGCTGACCCTGCTGCTCGTCTGCTCCGTGCCGCTGGCCGGCTTCACCGCGTACTTCGCCTCCCGGCCGCTCGTCAGCTCCCGGCTGCTGCGCGCCTGGGGCAGCGTCGCGTACGCCTTCCTGCCGGCCGCCACCGGCGCGCTCGCCGCCGGCCGCATCGGTACCGCGGTGCTCGCCGTGCTGCTGCCGCTCCTCGCCCGCGCTGCCGTCGCCGCGAGCGGGCTGCGCGGCCGGGCGAGCTGGCGCGGCGCCTGGGCGTACGCGCTGCTGCTGACCGTCACCACCGCCTTCACCCCCGTCGTCTGGCCGCTGGCCGCTCTCCTGGCCGCCGCGCTGGTCGCCTGGACCGTCGTGCGCGGCCGGAACCCCGTCGGGCCCGTCCTGCGTCAACTGGCCGTCCTGGTGACCCCCGTGGTGCTGCTGGCGCCCTGGTCACTCGATCTGCTGACGGCACCGTCCGGCTTCTTCACCGAGGCCGGACTGGAGACCGCCACCGACGACGTGACCCCGCTCGGCCTGCTGCTCGCCTCGCCCGGCGGCCCCAACGCGGGCGGCGGCCTGCTGCTCGCCGGCGTCGTGCTCGCCGCGCTGGCCGCCCTGCTGCGCTCCGACCGGCGGCTGCCGGTGGGTGCCGCGTGGGCCGTCGCCGCCGTCGCCGGGCTGCTCGCCGCGGCCGGCGCGGGCGACGGCTGGACCGGGCCGCAGACGCTCGTCTACGGGATCGCTCTGCTGGTCGCCGCCGTCATCGGCGCCGACGGCGCCCGTCACCGCGTCGCCGAGCAGTCCTTCGGCTGGCGGCAGCCGGCCGCGGTGCTCGTCGCCGTCGCCTGCGCCGTGGGCCCGCTGGTGCTCGCCGTCGGCTGGATGTGGCGCGGGGCCGACGGGCCGTTGGAGCGCGGCGGCGCCGACCAGGTGCCGGCGTTCGTCGCGGAGGAGAGCCGCACGCCGGACCAGCCGCGCACGCTGGTCGTCGGCGGGTCGGTCGGCCAGGTCGAGTACATGCTCGTACGGGGCGCGGGCACCCGCCTCGGCGACGCCGAGCTGGCCGCGGCCGACGGCGGCAACTCCCGCCTCTCCGGGACCGTCTCCGGGCTCGTGGCCGGCTCCGGCGCCGACCAGTCGGCGGAGCTGGGCGCGTACGCCGTGCGCTACGTCCTCGTACGCAACGACGCCCCGCGCACCTTCGGCCGCGTGCTGGACGCCACCCCTGGGCTGACCCGGCTCAGCCAGCAGGACGGCGGCGCGCTCTGGCGCGTCGACGCGCGGGTCTCGCGCGCGACCGTCGTCGCGGGCGACGACGAGGCGAAGGGGGCCGCCGAGCCGGTGCCCGTGGCCGCCGGGCCGGTCGAGGTGCACACGGACCTCAAGGAGGGCCCCGAGGGCCGCGTGCTGCGCCTCGCGGACGCGGCGAGCGCCGGGTGGCAGGCCACTCTGGACGGCGAGCCGCTGGAGGGCACCACGGTCGACGGCTGGGCGCAGGGCTTCGAACTGCCCGCGGGCGGCGGGCGGCTGGACGTCACGTACGACACCGCCGTGACGCACACGGCGTGGACCTGGGCGCGCGGCGCGGCGCTGCTCGTCGTGCTGGTGCTGGCGCTGCCCGGGCGGCGGCGCGACGTGGACGACGACCTGCCGGAGGCGGCCGCGCCTGCCATCCCGGCGCAGGCGCTGGAGGGCGACGGGCGGCGCGCACGGCGGCTGCGGGCGCAGGCCGCCGCGGCGGAGGCCGGGGGCGCCGGGGCACCGGAGGGCGCGGGCGCGCCTGGTGGCGTGCCCGAGGCGCCGCCGATGCCGCCGGCTCCGCCCGGTTCACCCGGGGCGACCGGTTCGCCCGACGAGCAGCCGGCCTGGGCCGCGGCGCCGGTGGCCGGTGCTGGCCAGGCGGAGCAGGGCTACGGGGACACGGCGGTCGCCGACCCGTACGCGGCCCCGCCCCAGGGCTACGAGTGGGACGGCACCGGCTACGGCGGGCAGTACGGCGGGACGTCGTACGAGGCGCCCTATGAGCCGCAGTACGACGCCGGCGCGTACGAGGGCGAACAGCGGCCCGGCGCCCCCGCGGTGCCGCCGCAGGGCGGCCAGGGCTACGGCGACGGCGAGCAGGACCCGTACGGCGCGGGGCAGTACTCCGGCCCGTACTACGACCAACGGAACTACGGCGCGGGCGCCGAGCGGGACGGGAGCGACAACGCGTGA
- a CDS encoding DUF5719 family protein — protein MKTGPLSLIAAAAALAVTAGVATLTVPGDEDDAGKAAPAAARIAVERSTLLCPQPGDTEVGETTYTSFVPGGEGDEGSAELLPAATESEAADEQEKKDDGGGKGDEQKKDDAPDPVAPLKRAGTPAEATTDEAEAPALVGTAEGDFAPGWSVQQTTLVTAGDGRGLSGARCTAPDSEFWFAGASTIDERRDYVQLTNPDDEAAVVDLQLFDKDGPVESETGNGIQVPARSSVSVLLSTVAEEPSINVAVHVAVRSGRVGAAVHVADEQVGGDWLQPVSEPAPGAVLPGIPGDATSVRLVVYVPGEDDADLAVKLAGPNGSITPAGYESVHAKSGMTTAIDMQKLTQGEVGSLILEPEDGSDAPIVAALRVTRGKNTEQEMAFIPSAAPVEERTTASGNWPKAASLSLAAPGKAVEVKVTASPGSEGGEPAEETYTVKPRTTLTVEPPKTSGTEGTFALTVERVSGGELYASRTLETKESGIPMFTIQTLPDDNGMVEVPDAEQDLGVLTD, from the coding sequence GTGAAGACCGGCCCCCTCTCCCTGATCGCCGCCGCGGCGGCACTCGCCGTCACCGCGGGCGTCGCCACCCTCACCGTCCCGGGCGACGAGGACGACGCCGGCAAGGCCGCGCCCGCCGCGGCGCGCATCGCCGTCGAGCGCTCCACCCTGCTGTGCCCGCAGCCGGGCGACACCGAGGTCGGCGAGACGACGTACACCTCCTTCGTGCCCGGCGGCGAGGGCGACGAAGGAAGCGCCGAACTGCTTCCCGCCGCAACGGAGTCCGAAGCCGCGGACGAACAAGAGAAGAAGGACGACGGCGGCGGTAAGGGCGACGAACAGAAGAAGGACGACGCCCCCGACCCCGTCGCCCCCCTGAAGCGCGCCGGCACTCCCGCGGAGGCCACCACCGACGAGGCCGAGGCCCCCGCGCTCGTCGGCACCGCCGAGGGCGACTTCGCCCCCGGCTGGAGCGTGCAGCAGACGACCCTCGTCACCGCGGGCGACGGCCGCGGCCTGTCCGGCGCGCGCTGCACTGCCCCGGACAGCGAGTTCTGGTTCGCCGGCGCCAGCACGATCGACGAGCGCCGCGACTACGTCCAGCTCACCAACCCCGACGACGAGGCCGCCGTCGTCGACCTTCAGTTGTTCGACAAGGACGGCCCGGTCGAGAGCGAGACGGGCAACGGCATCCAGGTCCCGGCCCGCTCCAGCGTCTCGGTGCTGCTCTCCACGGTCGCCGAGGAGCCGTCGATCAACGTCGCGGTGCACGTCGCCGTGCGCTCCGGGCGCGTCGGCGCCGCCGTGCACGTCGCCGACGAGCAGGTCGGCGGCGACTGGCTCCAGCCCGTCTCCGAACCCGCGCCCGGCGCGGTCCTCCCCGGCATCCCCGGCGACGCCACCTCCGTGCGCCTCGTCGTCTACGTCCCGGGCGAGGACGACGCCGACCTCGCCGTGAAGCTCGCCGGGCCCAACGGCTCGATCACCCCCGCCGGGTACGAGTCGGTGCACGCCAAGAGCGGCATGACGACGGCGATCGACATGCAGAAACTCACCCAGGGCGAGGTGGGTTCGCTGATCCTGGAGCCGGAGGACGGCAGCGATGCACCCATCGTCGCGGCCCTGCGGGTGACCCGCGGCAAGAACACCGAGCAGGAGATGGCGTTCATCCCCTCCGCCGCGCCGGTCGAGGAGCGCACCACCGCCTCGGGGAACTGGCCGAAGGCCGCGAGCCTGTCGCTCGCCGCGCCGGGCAAGGCCGTCGAGGTCAAGGTCACCGCGTCGCCGGGCAGCGAGGGCGGTGAGCCGGCGGAGGAGACGTACACGGTCAAGCCGCGCACCACGCTGACCGTCGAGCCGCCGAAGACGTCCGGCACCGAGGGCACCTTCGCGCTCACCGTCGAGCGCGTCTCGGGCGGCGAGCTCTACGCCTCGCGCACGCTGGAGACGAAGGAGAGCGGCATCCCGATGTTCACGATCCAGACCCTCCCCGACGACAACGGGATGGTCGAAGTCCCGGACGCCGAGCAGGACCTGGGCGTCCTCACGGACTGA
- a CDS encoding metallopeptidase family protein has protein sequence MRGPVAPPQVPLAVSRSDAFVDLVHESATRLERRWPQLAGVEFAVLDVPGGGNGPAGWEDDGGVPLGRLVTGGGGPDRIVVYRRPVEIRTKNRDERALLVHEVIVEQVAELLGVAPESVDPHYGQD, from the coding sequence ATGCGGGGCCCCGTGGCGCCGCCGCAGGTGCCGCTGGCGGTCAGCCGCTCGGACGCCTTCGTCGACCTGGTGCACGAGTCCGCCACCCGGCTGGAACGCCGCTGGCCGCAGCTCGCCGGCGTCGAGTTCGCCGTCCTCGACGTCCCCGGCGGCGGCAACGGCCCGGCCGGCTGGGAGGACGACGGCGGGGTGCCGCTCGGCCGGCTCGTCACGGGCGGCGGGGGCCCGGACCGCATCGTCGTCTACCGCCGCCCCGTCGAGATCCGTACGAAGAACCGCGACGAGCGCGCGCTGCTGGTGCACGAGGTGATCGTCGAACAGGTCGCGGAACTCCTCGGCGTCGCCCCGGAGTCGGTCGATCCGCACTACGGCCAGGACTGA
- a CDS encoding DUF3499 domain-containing protein, whose product MVSRRGPLRSAVPSNVVSPVRRCSRTACGRAAVATLTYVYADSTAVLGPLATYAEPHCYDLCTEHSERLTAPRGWEVVRLAIPSGPARPSSDDLEALANAVREAARPPRAAADRDGMVAPRAVAPGGRDADPMEVARRAHLRVLRSPEG is encoded by the coding sequence ATGGTGAGTCGTCGCGGCCCGCTCAGGAGTGCGGTACCGTCCAACGTCGTGAGCCCTGTACGTCGCTGTTCGCGCACCGCATGCGGCCGAGCCGCCGTCGCGACGCTCACCTACGTCTACGCCGACTCCACCGCCGTCCTCGGCCCCCTCGCGACGTACGCCGAGCCCCACTGTTACGACCTGTGCACGGAGCACTCCGAGCGGCTCACGGCCCCGCGCGGCTGGGAGGTCGTCCGGCTCGCGATCCCCTCGGGCCCCGCGCGGCCCAGCAGCGACGACCTGGAGGCCCTGGCCAACGCCGTACGCGAAGCGGCCCGCCCGCCCCGCGCGGCGGCGGACCGGGACGGGATGGTCGCTCCGCGCGCCGTGGCCCCCGGCGGCCGGGACGCCGACCCCATGGAGGTCGCGCGCCGCGCCCACCTGCGGGTGCTCCGCTCCCCCGAAGGCTGA